ATGGTCACCGGATGGATCCAGCTTTCATACAGCATACCCAGAATCACGTAAATCACCGCCAGCGCCAGCACAATCAGCCAGACCTGGCTGGTCTGCGACTGCTGGAATAGCGCCGCCTGTCCGGCATAGCTGCCAAACACGGTGGACGGCAGATTAATATTATTCTCCGCCTGGGTGATGGCCTGGGTGGCATCCGACAGGGACTTGCCCGGTGCCAGGTCAAAGGAGATGGTAATTGCAGGCAGCTGTCCCTGGTGATTCACCGCCGTAACACCCTGTACGCGACTGATATGGGTAAAGGTGGAGAGCGGCAGCAGGGCATTGGAAGACGATCGCACGTAAATCTGTGACAAATCGCTCTCGTCCTGACGGAACGGCTGCTGCACTTCCATGATCACTTCATAGCTGTCTTCCGGGGCATAGATGGTGGAAGCCTGTAAGGTACCAAACGCGTCATACAGGTTGTTGCGGATCTGGTCCACATCCACGCCAAGCAGCGAGGCTTTGTTACGGTCGATGGTCAGCTGCGCCTGCAAGCCATTCAGCTGGGCATCGCTGTTGACGCCAACAAACACGCCGCTTTTGTTCATCTCCGCCATCAGCTGGTTGGTGTAATCATTCAGGCTCAGGCCACTGCTGCTACTGACAGATTGCAGGGTGTACTGGTAAGTGCTTTTCGCTGAACGGCCACCCACTTTGAAGTTCTGCACCGGGCTGAAGTACACCTTAATGCCCGGCAGGTAGCGGGTTTCGCTGCGCAGCTGCTGCAACACCTGCGCCATCGCCGGGCGCTGGCTTTGATCCTTCAGGGTGAGATTTAGCTGGGTCGTGTCGTGGTCCACTTTGGTCACAATGGTCTCGACCGCGCTGTCTTTCAGCAGGGTGTTGCCAAGCTGGAAAGCCACGTTCTTGCGTGCGTCATAGGACATATCCTGCGGCGTATCGATATTGGCCGTCACCTGGCCGATATCCTCCTGGGGAAAGAAGCCTTTGGGGGCGCTGACATACAGCCAGGCAGTCAGCGCCACCGTCAGTGCCGCCACCGACAACATAACCGTGCGGTGATCCACCGCCCAGTTGAGGCCCTGGGCATAGCGCTGGCGCAGGTTTTCAAACATCCGTTCAAACAGCAGGCTCCAGGCCGGTTCCGGTTTATCCTGATGGGGATCGTGGCGAAACAGCATCGGTACTAACAACGGAATGATGGTCAGTGACGCCGCAGCAGAAACCAGAATGGCGAGGGACACCACCCAGGCAAATTCGTGAAACAGCAGGCCCATGGTGCCGGGCATAAAGAAGATCGGGATAAACACCGCCACCAGCGAAAGCGAGATCGAGACCACCGTAAAGCCAACTTCTTTAACCCCTTTCAGCGCCGCCTGCTTCGGCTCCATCCCTTCCTCGATATAACGCATGATGTTTTCCAGCACCACGATGGCGTCATCCACCACCAGGCCGACGGCAATCGTCAGCCCCATCAGCGAGATGTTGTCGAGGCTCAGGCCAAAGGCGTACATCAGGGCAAAGGATCCCAGCAGCGAGATGGGTACGCTGAGCGCCGGGATCACCGTGGCACGCACATGGCGCAGGAACAGCAGAATCACCATGATCACCAGTGCGATGGTCAGCAGCAGGGTGATGTTCACATCGTGGATCGCGTTACGAATCGAGATAGAACGGTCATTAAGCAGCTGCATATGCACCGATGACGGCATCTGCTGCTGCAACTTCGGCATCAGCTGTTTGATGCTGTCCAGCGTCGCCACCAGGTTGGCACCCGGCTGGCGGGTGATACTCAGCACGATCGCGGTGTGATTGTTGACGGCACTGTGGCTAAGGGTGTTTTCGATGCTGTCCTGCACGCTGGCGATATCAGACAGCCGCACTGGCTGACCGTTGCGCGTTGCCACCACCACATTGCTGAAATCGCTGGCATTACGCAGATCGCCGCTGGTCTGCAACATCATCATCTGGCGTTTGCCATCCAGTTCGCCCACCGGCGAATTGTCATTGGCGGCCTTCAGCGCGGTGTGCAGTTCCTCCAGCGTCATGTCCGTGGCGGCGAGTTTGGCCGGATCGACTTCGACCCGCACCGCATAACGTTTCTGGCCGATCACCGTCACTTCCGCCACCCCCTTGATCATCGACAGCGAGGGGGAAATCAAATCGTCCGAATAGCGGTTAAGATCCGACAAGGTCATGGAAGGGGAGTCGAGGCTGATCTGCGCAATCGGTGCGTCTGCCGGGTTAACCTTTTTAAAGGTGGGCGGCGTGGTCATCTGCGACGGCAGTTTTTTCAGCGACTGATACAACGCCGCCTGCACATCCACCGAGGCCGAATCAATGTTCACCGAGGGATCGAATTCCAGCACGATGGTGGTCGCGCCTTCCAGGTTGGTCGAGGTCATCATCGCCACACCGGGAATGGTCGCCAGATTTTTCTCCAGCGGCGTGGCAACCGAGGACGCCATGGTTTCCGGGCTGGCACCGGAAAGTGACGCGTTGACTTTAATGGTCGGAGTATCGAAGGTTGGCAGGGCGGCCACTGGCAGATTATTCCAGCACACCACACCCGCCACCATCACGGCAATCCACAACAGCAGCACGGCAATCGGCCGCTGCAAACAGAGTTCTGAGAATTTCATGGCTGCATCATCGCCTTATCAATGTTGCTGGCGATCTGCACAGTGATGCCAGGGCGCAGATTGTTGGCACCTTCATTCACCACTTTGGTCCCCTGGGAAATACCGGTAACCACCGCTAACGACTGCTGAATGCGCAGGAGCGTCACCGGTTTAACTGCCGCCTGATTATGCTGGTCGATCACATAAACAAAATGCCCGTCCGGTCCGTTCTGCACCGCCTGCGGGGGTAGCACCACAGCATCCGGGGTGACACCGGCATCCACCTTCACATTCTGGAACAGACCCGGCCACAGCAGGGTGTTGCTGTTGCTGAACTGGGCTTTGAGCGTGATGGTGCCGCTGGCGGTGCTGACGCTGTTATCGATGAAATCCAGCTTACCGGCGGTCGGTGTGCCGCTGGCATTCTCCACCCACACGGTCACCGGCCCTTTTGCCTGCGCCGTCAGCACCGGTTTCAGGTCTTTTTCCGGCAAGGTAAAGGACACGCCAATCGGATCGAACTGCATCAGTGAAACCAGCGGCAGGGTGCTGCCGGGTTGCACCAGACTGCCCGGATGGACATTGAGCGCGCCGGTTTTGCCGTTGACCGGTGCCACGATGCGGGTGTAGCCGAGCGTCACGTCGGCGGTCTGCACATCCTGCTGCGCCGCTTTGTACTGCGCCTGATACTGCTGGACGTTACTTTGCAGCGTGTCCCAGTCAGACATGGAAATGTAGTTTTTTGCTTTCAGCGCCCGGCCGCGTTGCAGGTCATTTTGCGCTTTGACCAGCAAGGCTTTGGATTCGCCCAGCGCCGCCACCGCACGATCGTAAGCCGCGCTCTGGCTGGCATTGTCGAGGGTGAACAGCAGCTGTCCGGCTTTAACAAAATCCCCTTCATGGAAAGCCACCGTCTTCACCGTGCCGGTAATCTGCGCCTGAATATCGACCTGATTCAGCGCGATGATATGGCCCTGGGTGGTCAGGGTGATGGGCAGCGGTTTGACCGTGGCGGTCACCATGCTGACTAACGCCGGGGCGTTAGCGGGTTTCATCGCCGCATCGGCCTGTTGTCGGGGCCAGAAATACCAGCTGCCGCAGCCAATCACCAAACCGGCGATCAGTAATAATGTTCCTTTATGTCGAAGATCCATGGTGCCTCAAAGCGATAAACTCATTTGCGCCAGTTTATCGAATGGCTCCGAACAGAAAGGAAAAGGGAAGATGACAAATTTGTCATCTTCCCTTTGGTGGGTCTGACGAACAATATTTAATTATGGGTCCAGTAGGTGCCGGTTTCGGGAATCGGCAGGAACTGCTGATTCATTTCACGCAGGGTTTCATCCGGGGATAAATCGTGGAATAAGTCCGGATGGAAGGTTTTGGCAAAGAACTCCGCCACCAGCAGATGCCACGGGCTCATATAAAAGTTCTGCCAGAAAGCGAATGCCTTTTGCTGTTGTACGGCGTTAAGCACCGATACCGTGCCGTCCTGCGCCAGCGCCCTGATAAAGGTGGCCTGCGCGCTGGCCGCGTTGACCTGTGGTCCCAGTTGCAGGAAGGCTTTATCTTCCGGCCCTGCCGAGCCGGTGGCGATATAAATATCCGGGTTGGCGGCCAGCACCGCTTCTGGATTGAGCTGCCCAAACACCGCCGGGAAGCGTCCGGCGGCGATATTGTCGCCTCCGGCAAAGGCAATCAGATCGGCGAGATTACCGTGGGCTACGGTGGTGCAGCATTCGGCCTTTTTCCCCAGATGCAGTTGTAGCATCACTTTGGGACGCGGTCCTTTCCAGCCCGCCAGCCGGTCGCGGATAAACTGCATATGCTGCTGATAGAAGGCAATAAAACGCTCGCTTTTTGCCTGGTCATTGAGCGCTTCCCCGAGGGTGCGCAGGCTGGCCACGGTATTCGCCAGCGGATCGACGCGAAAATCGAGGAACAGCACCGGGATCTTTGACGCAGCCAGTTGCTGCATAAACAGGGAGTTGTTCGGTGGAGTGCGGGCATAGACCGGCAAAATCACCAGGTCAGGGCGCAGGGCGATAATCTTCTCAACATTCAGCTGGGAAAAGTTGGAGTTGCCGATCTGCTCGATGTTGGCGATGGCCGGGAACGCTTTGACATAGCGCTGCCAGGTTTGTTTGTCGAGGTTGCGCAGATCGGCTGGCCAGCCCACCACACGCTTCGCCGGGTTGCCATCTTCCACCAGCGCCAGCGTATAAATCATCCGGCTCTCGCCAATCACGATACGTTGTGGATTATCCGGCACCTCCACCTGACGTTGCAGGCTATCGGTGAGGGTTTTGGCCTGCACCACAAACGGCAACAGCAGGCACAATGCCGTGAGAAATCGTTTCATGCATAAGTTCTCTTGTGGCTCCGCCGGTAAAGGCGGAGCCAGTCAGGTTAGAAATCCACTGAGGCTTGCAGGTACATGACGCGCGGCTCACCTTCGATCACGCGCAGGTTACCGGCGCTCGATTCGTAATATTCCCGGTTAAACAGGTTTTTCACGTTCAGCTTCAGCTGGGTATGTTTACCCACCAGCTGGCTATCCCAGGCGATAAAGGCATCGGCCACGGTATAGGCAGGCATGACAAAGCTGTTTTCCGGGTCGCCCGCGCGGGTCCCCACATAGCGACCGCCGCCGCCGACACGCAGTTCACCCGGCAGCCAGGAGAAGCGCAGGGTGTGGCTCAGATACAGGCTGCCCATATTGGTGGGGGCGTTGACCAGACGGTTGCCCACGTTATCCGGGTTAACGTTATCTTCGACGATTTCCGTCTTGTCGTAGCTGTAGTTGGCGATCAGATTCCAGTCCGGCGCGATTTCACCGTTCACTTCCAGTTCCGCACCGGTCGAGCGGGCCTTAGGAATGTTGCGCGTCACACCGTTGATAAAGATCGACATATCGCTTTCATCAATACGGTACAGCGCCAGCGTGGCGGCCAGATTCGGTGCGACCTGCCATTTCGAACCCACCTCCCAGGTGGTGCCTTTCTCGGTGGAGGCGACATCACCGTTATCGTCGGTCTGCGTGGACGGGGTGAAGGACTTGCTAAAGCTGCCGTACAGCGAGACATCCGGCAACACCTTATACACCACGCCCAGCTGCGGCAGGAACGCGTTGCCGCGATCGTTCAGCGTGGTTTCCGGGTTGATAAAACCGTTGCTCGAGGTTTGCGTATAACGCTGGAAGCGTCCACCCAGTACTGCGATCCACTTATCTGTCAGATGGATGTTGTCTTTGGCAAACAGCGAACGACTGTACAGGTTGGTACGCAGATTACTCAGCGCGTCATTGTAAGTGCTGTCGCTGAGCACCGGCTCCTCGCCATACACCGGATCGTACATGTTAAAAGTACGGGAAACGGTGCCGCGATAGGAACGTGCCTTGTAGGTTTCATTTTGCTCATAATCAACGCCCAGCAGCAGGTCATGCTGCATTCCGGCGATCACCGGTGAGCCGCTGACATCCCAGGAAACGTACTCGGTCTGATGGTTGAAGCCACGGTTGGCATCCGCACGGCGTGACACAATGCCGGTGGTGGTATTAATCGCCGTGGCGCGCACTTCGTTACTGTCGTAACGGCGCTGCATCCAGCCATAGTTCAGGTGGGTATCCCAGGTATCATCGAGGTTGTAGCCATAGCTGACGTTGAGGCGTTTGTTTTTGCCCCACGCATGGTTGGCACTGTCATCGAGGCGACGGTTGTAAGGAATATCGACCGGTTTACCGTTGATAAAGGCGGTACCGCGATCGTAAGGCACATCGTATTTGTACTCGACGTAACTGATGTTGAAGGTGGCGCGCTCGCCATACCAGCTCAGTGAAGGGGCCAGCAGTGTGTGTTCATTCACGCCGAAATTGCGCCAGTAATCTTCGCGCTGGCGTTCCGCCACCATGCGGAAGGCAAAGCCATTACCCAGCGGGCCGGTGATATCCACCATGCCGGTGCCGCCGCCATAGCTGCTGGACTCGCCACTGATATGGGTGTTCCACTCATACTGCGGCTTTTTACTCACCAGGTTGATGATGCCGCCTGGGTTAAGGATGCCGTACAGCAGGGAGGAAGAACCCTTCAGCACTTCCACATGGTCGATGCTGGAGTCCATGGTCAGTCCCTGGTTGCTGCGCACACCGTCGATAAAGATCGAGCCGTCGGTGTTGGAACCGAATCCACGCTTCACGAAGCCATCCTCGGTGCCGCCCAGCGTATTGCCCTGGGTCACGCCACTGACAAACTTTACGGCATCGTTCAGGCTGGTGACCTGGTAATCCTTCATTACCTGGGGTGTCACCACGCTGATTGACTGTGGTGTTTCATTACGCGGCGTATTGGTTCTGAGCGTTGCCGCCGCATCATCCTGGTTATAACTGCCGGTGTTGCTGGTGGGAGACTGATCGGCTGTCACTGTCAGGGTTTGATCCTGGGTAGTTTCTGCGGCTGCGGCAGAATGACCATAGAGAAGCGTTGATGCCAGTAAGACCTGTGACCCAGAGAGCGTATATTTTACCGCTGGTGAAAAGAAAGAAAGATACTTCATTTAACTAAATCCGCATCAAAGAGAATTATTTTGAAAGCTGGATACTAATGAGATTGATTTTCATTTACAACCATTTCTTGTTATTTCAGGGAAAATAAATTATTCACCTAAATAAAAAATGGAGATTTTCACGCAGGAGAAAACATTATTTCCTGATAGGGATAAATATAATGTAGTGAATAATATCGTTTAAAATTAGTGTTATGTGTTGAAAATGTAGTAGTTGATGTAGCTTCATAATATTTACCGTCATTACACTACATTTTTCTGGCAGGAAGGGATTAGCAACGGCACTCTTCATTGATTATTGCGTTGAACTTATTAAGTCATAAATTAAGGTATTCTTAATATTCAGAAGAATAATGAGCGAATGCAACGCGATGACTGACCAAATAACCATCGACTATTCTTTACTTAGCGGGCCTGTTCAGGCTTTACTAATACGTAAAACGGTCCGAAAGTTAGCCTGATAACGTGATGAAAAATGGGGAAGGGCTGATTAACTGTATAATTTATAAGGTATTTAACCCCGGTGACTGAGTCCAATCCCAAAATCAGCAAAAAACCCTATGATCTCTATGGCGAACGCTTCCACGCCAATAAGCATCTGTTAACTCCCCGGCTGTTAAAAGTCGCGCAGCACATTCACCAGCATCGCAGTGCCGTGCTGGATAAAACCGCGCTGGAGATTGCGATTGATACCCAGACTTCTGACGCCACGGTGATCCGCGCTATCCAGGCGCTGGGTTTTTCTGGCTTCCGGGATCTGAAGATTGTGATTGCCGAATATCTGGGTGTCACCAGTCGTTCACCGGCGCGGGTGGCGGTGACTGTCAATGAACTCTCGCAGGATGCGCGGGGCAGCATCGATTTCGTGCTCGACAGTTATCGCATCAGTTGCGAGATGCTGGCGGCACCGGATAATCGTCAGGCTATTCAGCAGGCCATCGGGCTGTTGCAGCAGGCGGAGCGGGTGGCGATTTTCGGTATTGGCGCATCCGCCATCCTGGCGGATTACACCGCGCGGCTGTTCAAACGCAATGGCACCCCTTCGTATGTGCTTAACCGCACCGGTATTTCGCTGAGTGAACAGATCGCTGATATGCGTCACGCGGATGTGCTGATTATGCTGGTGCAGAGCAGTGCGCACCCGGAAGGTCTGGTCACCCTGGCAGAAGCTCAGCGGCTGGGGATGAAAATTGTGCTGCTAACCGGCACGCCCGACAGCATTTTCGCGCAGCACGCCGATGTGATGATTGAGATCCCGCGCAGCCGTTCGGCTGACAAAATGCCAGTACATGCCACGCCGATGATCTGCCTGGAAATCCTGGTGCTGGGGCTGGCTGCCGCAGCACCGGTTGCCACCATGACCAGCATGAGCAAGCTGTATGAGATCAGCAATGCGCTGACACGCCCTGGTGCGCGTAAAAACAAGTCGTCATAAATGGCCTCAGGCCGCGCAGACACCGACGCTCTGGCAGCGATAGACCAACGCCGGGGGCAGGTTGCGCATCACTCTGGTGCGCGTCCAGTGGAAGTAGCCGGAAAGCAGCGGTTCAGAAAACGAGGTGTACTGGAACTGAATAAACAAACCGCCGGGATTGAGCGAGGCGACCACACGTTGCAGGATGCGATGGCGCAGCGGTTCCGGCAGCGACAGTAAGGGTAAACAGGAAAAAATGGCATCGCATCCCTGTTCGACCTGTTCGGCAGAATCCGTGAACACGGTCAGGCGGTTATCGTTTAGCGAGGAGAGTTTCAGCGCCAGCCGGGGATTGATTTCATAAGCCGACAGGGTGGCGCGGGAGTGCATACGGTTTAATAAATGGCGCGTCAGAACGCCGTCTCCGGCACCCAGCTCAGCGACGTGATGCGCCTGCGTCCAATCCACCGCATCCGACATTCGGCGACAAAGGGAGGGTGAAGAGGGAGCAATCGAGCCAAAAGCGCGGGGGTTAGCAATAAACGCCTGCATATAACGGGTCTTTTCTTTGAGCAATGAAAAAGTGGTTAATATCACGGTTATCACCTCCAGGTGTATCACTGGAGTTTAGCCATGCATTTCTTAAGGAAAACTTAAAGGGGCCCGTTTTAAGAGTGAATCCGGCCAGGATGACAAAATTGTCATGTTGCGGCAATCATTACAGCGCTATTTGTAACAGCGCGATAAATCGCGCCGCTACGAATGTGTGCAAATACGCAGATTTATTGCTGAACAATACGGTTTCTGCCACCGCGTTTGGCTTCATATAATGCAGCATCAGCCTTATTCAGTAATAAATTATAATCCGGGTGACCGCTATGTAATGTATAGCCAATACTGACCGTGAGGGTGATGGTTTTTCCGGACACGGTTTCAAAAGGCGTATTATTGACAATGCGACGAATCCGTTCTAATAACGTATAGGTTTCCGACTGACCCGCCTCAACCAGCACAATCAAAAACTCTTCACCGCCATAACGGAATAAATAGTCGCTGGCACGAATATTATCACTCAACAGATTAGCGATATGGGTTAATGCGCGATCACCAACCGAATGTCCCCATTCATCATTGACCTTTTTAAAGAAGTCCACGTCAATGATGGCGACACTTAACGGTAAACGATTTTCCATTGCCAGGCTGACTTCATGTTTTAGAATAATTGGCAGGTAACGTTTGTTAAGTAAATTAGTCAGTGCATCTTTACCATCCTGCATATGAGAGACGTCGTTAAATAGCATCTCCATATAGGTATTAATTTTCTGACAGTTAGCGTGAATAACACGCAACAGTTCCTGCAATTTTTCTACCGGTATGGCCATGGTTAAATCAATACCGGCCATGGTTGTATCAATCTTCGCCATCAGCTGGCGCATCTGCTGAATCTGGGGGTTTTCACCAAACTGGCGCACGCATTTATGGCGGAACCACAGGCCAAAGTTAGATTCGGATATATTCAGCAGTTGTTCCGTTTGTGGTACACCACTCACCAGATTATAGATAACCGAGTTTTCCCAGCTGGAAAGGGCCGATTGTTGTTTGCCTTGTTCCTGCCAGGCATTATTCATCAGTACATGCATACGATAAGCTTCTTCATTACGCGTGGCCCGATAATGGGACATCGCATAGGCATGGCTCATCATTTCGATGGCAATATCAATCGCCATCGCCGCATAGTGCATCACCTGTAAACTGAGGGGGTACGGAATATCATGCTGGGCAACGTAAGCAAAAATACCGTATTTTAGCTGGCGGGCACCGCGCTGAACAAATTCAACCGGAATACCAATGCGGGCATGCACACCACCGACGTGGTATTGCAGCTGCGCCAGGTTTTCAAATTGGCTTTCATCTTCGGTCAGAATGGCTTTAACCCATTTCGACAGCGAGCTACTGAGTCGCTCCTCAACAAGTTCATAAGACAAATGCCTGGAAATAGCCGGATCTTTGAGCAATGTTTCATAAAAGCGGTGAGCAAGATTATCGGATTGTGTATCCGCAATCTGACGTAAAATAGCGATAACATCTTGTGGAAGTGCTGCACGTAATGGCCGCCATTCTTGCAGAATGACTGCGATATATTGTTCTATTTCTTCCTGCATCATTAAACAAACCAAATGTTAGCTGGATATCCTGGTGAAAATATATCGTATCACACCTGGTGTAATGTGCCTTTGTTTTAACAATAGCATGACAATTAGAGCTAAAATTAAGACAAATAACCGCAACGGAACCCCCTGGTTCCGTTGCAGAACATCAGGATTTATCCGGCGCGGGGATAAAAACCTGCACATTTTGCTTCAGAACCGAGTTGGGTGTGACACCAAAGGCTTTACGGAACGCGTGGCTGAAGTGAGAAAAATCAGAGAATCCATAGTCGAGTGCCGCCTGAGAGACACTGGTTACCCGGCCCTGCTCCAGTGCATCGCGGCTGGCCAGTAATCTTTCCTGCCAGATGACCGCGGCGGGTGTCTTCTGTTTACGGGCAAAGGTCCGGGCCACGGTACGCACGGAGACGTGATGTGCCAGCGCCATGCTTTCTACGCTCAGTTCAGGATTGGTCAGGTTGCGGCTGATGTAGTTGCGCATTCTGGCGTACAGATCGCGCTCGGACGCCGCGTTGGCGTGATCCTGCAACTCAAGACTGAGCACCAGCAGATCCAGCAGCGTCTGCGAAAAGCGGCCAGCGACATCGGGGTTATTCATCAGCACCGGCGTCTGCACGGTCTGATAAATCATCTCCCGCAACGGGATAATCCCCGGACGGGTATCATCAAGGATGGTGGCGGTGAAACCCACGCTGGCTGGCACTCTCCCGGTCAGCAGATGGCGCGGGATGCGAATCAGATGGTTATTTCTGCCACCAATGCTGAAACGAAAGGTCTGCGCGGCATCGTACAACACCAGATTCCCCGCTGCCAGGCTGGCTTTACGCCCCCCTTGTTCCAACTGACCATAGCCACCCTGGATATAACCGAGCCACAGGTCGTCTTCCGGTCCGGTGCGCAGATGTTGTGACTTACGCTCCCAGTAGTGCAGCGTTGAGGTGAGGGTGCAGACATCGATCAGACCGACCTCCCGCACCGCAAGCTCGCCCTCAAAACGACCCTCCGCCAGCGGCTTACCATCTGAAGGAATGCAGTGACGCATAATGACATCATTCCAGTATTCAAAGCGCTGAGGCACGGCAACATGTTCGGTGGAATAGCGGATATCCCTGGGTGTGGAATGACTGTTCACAGCGACACCTCATATGAAAACTGCGCATCAGGATTGATGGTTTCAAACTGAAAGCAATATTTGCGCCATGACGATGGCGACATGAATTGGCGGGATAATTTGACTATTCAGTGGCGCTGACGCGACGCAGACGCACTATTGGCGGGCAATGCTGCACCGTTTCATTTCATCATCACCCGCGTCATCAGGGTTGTCCTTTCCAGCCAGGTGATTGTCCGACTAAGCCAGGTAGCCAGAAAAAATCTCCTTAGTATCAATGGCGAATTAACCCATCGCTGAAAACTATCTACCTGGGAGTCTGTATGGAATCTGCCATTGATAAACACCTGAAATGTCCGCGCACTTTGTCCCGTCGGGTTCATGACGACTATCAACCGCCTTTCCCGATGTTTGTTGGCCGGGCCGATGCCAGCCTGACTCAGGTGGTGATGGCGTATCTGGGCGTGCAATTTCGCGAAGAACAGCGGGCAACAGCTGTCAGCGCCATGCAGCACATCGTCGCCAGCTTCAGCCTCGATAACGGCCCTGGCAACCATGACATCACCTTCCATGTTGACAACCAGGGTTACGGTAACTTTATCGTGGTGGGTTACTGGCGCGATCCGGCGGCTTACTGTCACTGGATCCGTCAGCCGGAAATCGATCAGTGGTGGTCGGCGGATGATCGTTTGCACGAAGGTCTCGGTTATTTCCGTGAGATTATCGCGCCGCGTGCTGAACAGTTCGAAACCCTCTACGCCTTTAAAGAGGATCTGCCCGGTGTCGGCGCGGTGATGGATAACCTCAGCGGCGAGATTCAGGAGCATGGCTACTGGGGATCGGTGCGCGATCGTATTCCGGCCTCGCAAAATGACTGGCTACAACCTGACGGGGAACTGCGGGTGATTGCCGGCGACCCGGCAGCCGGAGGCCGCGTGGTGGTGCAGGGCCATGACAATATCACGCTGATCC
The window above is part of the Pantoea cypripedii genome. Proteins encoded here:
- a CDS encoding diguanylate cyclase yields the protein MQEEIEQYIAVILQEWRPLRAALPQDVIAILRQIADTQSDNLAHRFYETLLKDPAISRHLSYELVEERLSSSLSKWVKAILTEDESQFENLAQLQYHVGGVHARIGIPVEFVQRGARQLKYGIFAYVAQHDIPYPLSLQVMHYAAMAIDIAIEMMSHAYAMSHYRATRNEEAYRMHVLMNNAWQEQGKQQSALSSWENSVIYNLVSGVPQTEQLLNISESNFGLWFRHKCVRQFGENPQIQQMRQLMAKIDTTMAGIDLTMAIPVEKLQELLRVIHANCQKINTYMEMLFNDVSHMQDGKDALTNLLNKRYLPIILKHEVSLAMENRLPLSVAIIDVDFFKKVNDEWGHSVGDRALTHIANLLSDNIRASDYLFRYGGEEFLIVLVEAGQSETYTLLERIRRIVNNTPFETVSGKTITLTVSIGYTLHSGHPDYNLLLNKADAALYEAKRGGRNRIVQQ
- a CDS encoding phenylacetaldoxime dehydratase family protein; the encoded protein is MESAIDKHLKCPRTLSRRVHDDYQPPFPMFVGRADASLTQVVMAYLGVQFREEQRATAVSAMQHIVASFSLDNGPGNHDITFHVDNQGYGNFIVVGYWRDPAAYCHWIRQPEIDQWWSADDRLHEGLGYFREIIAPRAEQFETLYAFKEDLPGVGAVMDNLSGEIQEHGYWGSVRDRIPASQNDWLQPDGELRVIAGDPAAGGRVVVQGHDNITLIRSGQDWVEADEQERQLYFTEMLPPLQAGMDFLRDEGQPLGCYSNRFVRNVDKDGNLLDIAYDIGFWRSLDRLERWAESHPTHLRIFTTFFRVVTGLQKLRLYHEVSVSDARFQTFEYINCHPQTGMLRDALR
- a CDS encoding helix-turn-helix domain-containing protein, which encodes MNSHSTPRDIRYSTEHVAVPQRFEYWNDVIMRHCIPSDGKPLAEGRFEGELAVREVGLIDVCTLTSTLHYWERKSQHLRTGPEDDLWLGYIQGGYGQLEQGGRKASLAAGNLVLYDAAQTFRFSIGGRNNHLIRIPRHLLTGRVPASVGFTATILDDTRPGIIPLREMIYQTVQTPVLMNNPDVAGRFSQTLLDLLVLSLELQDHANAASERDLYARMRNYISRNLTNPELSVESMALAHHVSVRTVARTFARKQKTPAAVIWQERLLASRDALEQGRVTSVSQAALDYGFSDFSHFSHAFRKAFGVTPNSVLKQNVQVFIPAPDKS
- a CDS encoding class I SAM-dependent methyltransferase yields the protein MLTTFSLLKEKTRYMQAFIANPRAFGSIAPSSPSLCRRMSDAVDWTQAHHVAELGAGDGVLTRHLLNRMHSRATLSAYEINPRLALKLSSLNDNRLTVFTDSAEQVEQGCDAIFSCLPLLSLPEPLRHRILQRVVASLNPGGLFIQFQYTSFSEPLLSGYFHWTRTRVMRNLPPALVYRCQSVGVCAA